In one Candidatus Leptovillus gracilis genomic region, the following are encoded:
- a CDS encoding VWA domain-containing protein — protein MKYWLRCIIICLCFFVFVTNRPLHLSAETDTPGVDLFILIDQSQSMSGTLTDPPTDPHNLRIDTARYLIDQLGFDALTHSERLNRVSVIGFGTYERSRVMVPLTPVSGETMEQSAEIRETIKQAVLPQQLGFTSMTAAIDLAASELENAAKLGENRPVIVFFITDGSPYDERELSLREYFAEIDESYVRLQELAFDQARMFAIGIDVENRYWPSASNYWDNIAIGSSRVEQADEMKTELAQILANELGYASDALSAGELFVEPYLDTISFSIFRYGEASVEVFYPDIDGVLQPYDFDQAEVRASGDRYDLVVIRNPNPGNWTIQSQQEGERVDIIKQIKFSSVQLEPPLLEIPRYFPKYFHFSLPQGQKFYEQYPLIFELVVTPPGANQGQTLRCCILSEDGQGFRTVDPYVPIFAGQHQISISAAAQLRVDNEVQEILISEDQFSFRSYDAKLSLEPSDLSFSQYEPVSNIQAIFTDEQGRAIIEDPLEELDIIARINLSPKSSQMVPMNRVESGIYRLSQPVTLPGDETKSLEIIGLGQSGEELFSADNAITTFRNVQLLKPVPALPPQAGFSSIAVQLLDEAGRPINDRLARTLDLQARIVPPQGPPLPMGLTYDPDESAFVANVPIPTQFEGQHFVEITAQANVAGLNVEAFSDTLTYMVTTDVPYYRILSPEPAVYPLYEGINKANMPLEIQWIRNDLPINPGDVFVENPVTLITATVHGPDGFVLQNLVLQPMNPNDLSRWRVDLDNLRQEGIYTATFHFNGATLVSQEPYMQFVDTQITFYRVTTGLWRGIISTRNTLITLLFIVVVAGGITESFQRLWPPFPKGILTIREQNPVTGDERQIDTINLFKRRVKRRTVIWKPATPELKALGIDKVIIHPRPSGGNKRVPGIDLEFF, from the coding sequence ATGAAATATTGGCTGCGCTGCATAATAATTTGCCTCTGTTTTTTTGTGTTCGTAACAAATAGGCCGTTGCATCTCTCCGCTGAGACAGATACTCCTGGGGTAGATTTATTCATTCTGATCGATCAATCACAGAGCATGAGCGGCACTTTAACCGATCCACCTACAGATCCCCATAACCTGCGGATAGACACTGCTCGCTATTTAATTGATCAGCTAGGTTTTGATGCTTTGACTCATTCTGAGCGGCTAAATAGAGTCTCTGTTATTGGATTTGGCACTTATGAACGCAGCCGAGTTATGGTTCCTTTGACCCCGGTTTCTGGTGAAACGATGGAACAATCCGCAGAAATACGTGAAACAATAAAGCAAGCTGTTCTGCCTCAACAGCTTGGCTTTACAAGTATGACAGCAGCAATTGATTTGGCCGCATCTGAATTGGAAAACGCAGCGAAGCTGGGCGAAAACCGCCCGGTTATCGTTTTCTTCATCACTGACGGTTCTCCTTATGATGAACGTGAATTAAGTTTGCGCGAATATTTTGCAGAAATTGATGAAAGTTACGTAAGGCTTCAAGAGCTAGCTTTTGATCAGGCAAGGATGTTTGCCATTGGGATTGACGTTGAAAACCGTTACTGGCCAAGTGCAAGCAATTACTGGGACAACATAGCTATAGGATCAAGCCGCGTTGAACAGGCAGATGAGATGAAAACAGAACTTGCTCAAATCCTGGCCAACGAACTCGGTTATGCTAGTGATGCCTTATCAGCAGGCGAACTGTTTGTTGAACCATATCTAGATACGATTAGCTTTTCCATATTTCGCTACGGTGAAGCCTCGGTAGAGGTTTTCTACCCTGATATAGACGGTGTGTTACAACCCTACGATTTTGATCAAGCTGAAGTTCGCGCATCTGGGGACCGATATGACCTGGTTGTAATCAGAAATCCTAATCCAGGCAATTGGACGATTCAATCTCAACAAGAGGGTGAAAGAGTTGATATTATAAAGCAAATTAAATTTAGTAGTGTGCAGCTAGAGCCACCCTTACTCGAAATACCCCGCTATTTCCCAAAATATTTTCACTTTTCCTTGCCACAGGGACAAAAATTCTACGAACAATACCCTCTGATTTTTGAATTGGTCGTTACGCCACCTGGGGCCAATCAAGGACAAACTTTAAGATGTTGTATATTATCCGAGGATGGACAAGGCTTCCGGACGGTAGATCCTTACGTTCCTATATTTGCCGGTCAGCACCAGATTAGCATTAGCGCGGCCGCACAGTTAAGGGTGGATAATGAAGTTCAAGAAATCTTGATTTCCGAGGATCAGTTTTCTTTTCGGTCTTACGATGCCAAGTTAAGCCTGGAACCATCAGACCTATCATTTTCACAATACGAACCAGTTTCTAATATCCAGGCAATCTTTACCGATGAGCAGGGTCGCGCAATTATCGAGGACCCTTTGGAAGAGTTAGACATAATTGCTCGGATAAACCTATCTCCCAAATCTAGTCAAATGGTGCCAATGAATCGGGTGGAGAGTGGCATTTACCGGCTATCTCAACCTGTGACGCTTCCTGGTGACGAAACCAAATCGCTAGAAATAATTGGACTTGGCCAATCAGGAGAGGAACTATTTAGCGCTGACAATGCCATAACGACTTTTCGTAACGTCCAACTACTAAAACCTGTTCCAGCTCTGCCGCCACAGGCAGGTTTTTCGTCTATTGCCGTTCAGTTGTTGGATGAAGCCGGTAGGCCAATTAACGATCGATTGGCCCGTACGCTTGATCTACAAGCTAGAATCGTGCCTCCACAAGGCCCCCCCCTGCCAATGGGTTTAACCTATGATCCCGACGAGTCTGCATTCGTGGCCAATGTACCTATTCCCACACAATTTGAAGGCCAACACTTTGTTGAGATCACTGCTCAAGCAAATGTGGCTGGCTTGAATGTTGAGGCTTTTAGTGACACTTTAACTTATATGGTGACAACAGATGTCCCTTACTATCGCATACTATCACCTGAGCCAGCAGTTTATCCGCTATATGAAGGCATAAATAAAGCAAATATGCCACTGGAAATTCAGTGGATTCGTAATGATTTACCAATTAATCCAGGTGATGTTTTTGTCGAGAATCCTGTCACATTAATAACTGCTACTGTACATGGACCTGATGGGTTTGTGTTACAAAATCTTGTTTTACAACCAATGAATCCCAATGATCTTAGCAGATGGAGAGTTGATTTAGATAATCTACGACAGGAGGGGATATATACTGCAACTTTTCACTTTAATGGGGCTACTCTTGTTTCTCAAGAACCATATATGCAGTTTGTTGATACACAGATCACATTTTATCGAGTTACAACGGGTTTGTGGCGCGGCATCATTAGTACTCGCAACACCTTAATTACCTTATTATTTATTGTCGTTGTAGCAGGTGGTATTACAGAATCCTTTCAGCGCTTATGGCCGCCATTTCCAAAAGGAATTTTAACAATTAGAGAACAGAATCCGGTAACAGGCGATGAACGACAAATTGATACGATCAACCTATTTAAGCGCCGCGTAAAACGACGCACAGTCATATGGAAACCTGCTACTCCGGAGCTAAAAGCTCTCGGTATAGACAAAGTAATAATTCACCCACGGCCATCTGGTGGTAATAAAAGAGTACCAGGCATTGATTTGGAATTTTTTTAG
- a CDS encoding protein kinase family protein: protein MMDKFEFPEGVFISEQFLGRGSYGEVWKVKSRSGVLTRAVKIVAKEDLPILQKEKATLTHLARADRDNMIVRAYSISSIADGRYVLLMDFVGSDPLSDLVDDLNKRDLQAKPWQAQDEYERVRIAAQITRVLNTAYLAQIALTDIKLANFFYDKAQPNLIQVIDWNVVDDENPRQGFYQYTLPRLASILHQVFTGHSLESQPGTIDHSKLGRTIEDEEQSIWDLLTYETRTILYEMAFGHIKGKNPALELWKRWGQQERFWQRLLTAPTETPEEKQKWWFNEWKYVKGLGEEIAPTPQRLNRCEGLLLLDEWPRPEEVKTLGLPVRSEWEDQKVALTLQQVDELLERQEFRPVEIDLLTTRRRPEAALRFQLRSTQLQFYEFAHNHALPIKPLQQFRDVDKAIQQGLYNRAAQLLEEDRLPKVILLSWRNLNSLNTLLDKHLELLSARIRGHAQTLLLEDLLVKYSQQQRSDWKETIDEHLDKLDHAFFEIINAGQKLQEYVDPYYKQHIEWWERDIQQKYKFASLAVRFYHLVKEDRFREAVQNLEELNHSISSVEQEHVWSCLDDMLHNAPALASLKSTGQKVSRTAEEIAEIADSQLLKINATIADNKRLSDEVRDSLWEGARIATELVRKTAINSKGTIENETADEVKTIKITAREGEKKVGDAVDEGMETLNKAIEKSKTVVITATQNGQAMITATANGGVETVNTAITTGAAAVATAAQDGQAKISSAVDGE from the coding sequence ATGATGGACAAGTTTGAATTTCCCGAAGGGGTATTTATTTCAGAACAGTTTCTGGGACGCGGTAGCTACGGTGAGGTGTGGAAGGTCAAATCCAGGTCGGGTGTCTTGACTCGCGCTGTCAAGATTGTAGCTAAGGAAGACTTGCCCATACTGCAAAAGGAAAAAGCTACATTAACTCATCTAGCTCGTGCAGATCGTGACAATATGATCGTTCGTGCCTATAGCATTAGCTCTATAGCCGACGGTCGCTACGTTTTGCTCATGGATTTTGTAGGCAGTGATCCTTTATCCGATCTGGTAGATGATCTAAATAAGAGAGATCTGCAAGCTAAACCCTGGCAGGCACAAGATGAATATGAAAGAGTACGGATTGCAGCGCAAATCACCCGCGTTCTGAACACAGCCTATCTGGCCCAAATTGCTTTAACTGACATTAAGCTGGCCAATTTTTTCTATGATAAGGCTCAACCAAACCTTATCCAGGTTATTGATTGGAATGTGGTAGATGACGAAAACCCAAGACAGGGATTCTATCAATACACTCTACCACGACTAGCTTCAATTCTGCATCAAGTCTTTACAGGCCACTCCCTGGAAAGCCAGCCTGGCACGATTGACCATTCTAAACTGGGAAGAACAATAGAAGATGAAGAGCAGTCTATATGGGACTTGTTGACTTATGAAACGCGAACTATTTTGTATGAAATGGCGTTCGGTCACATTAAGGGAAAAAACCCAGCTTTAGAATTATGGAAACGGTGGGGACAGCAAGAACGATTCTGGCAGCGATTGCTTACCGCACCAACCGAAACACCAGAAGAAAAGCAGAAGTGGTGGTTCAATGAATGGAAGTACGTCAAAGGCCTGGGTGAAGAGATTGCACCAACGCCTCAACGCTTAAATAGATGCGAGGGTCTGCTGCTGTTAGATGAATGGCCCAGACCAGAAGAGGTCAAGACATTAGGTTTACCAGTACGATCTGAATGGGAAGATCAAAAAGTTGCGCTAACTTTACAGCAGGTGGATGAACTATTGGAAAGGCAAGAGTTTCGCCCTGTTGAAATAGATTTACTCACAACAAGGCGCCGGCCTGAAGCAGCTTTGCGCTTTCAGCTTCGTTCTACTCAACTACAGTTTTACGAATTTGCTCATAACCATGCGCTTCCCATTAAACCGTTGCAACAGTTTCGGGATGTAGACAAAGCGATACAGCAAGGTCTATATAACCGTGCGGCACAGTTATTAGAAGAAGACAGATTACCTAAAGTAATTCTCTTGAGTTGGCGAAATCTAAACAGCTTAAACACACTCCTGGATAAGCATTTGGAATTGTTATCTGCCCGTATTCGTGGACATGCCCAAACCCTTTTGCTCGAAGACCTCCTGGTTAAATACAGTCAACAACAAAGAAGCGATTGGAAAGAAACCATTGATGAGCACCTAGACAAACTTGATCATGCTTTTTTTGAGATAATTAATGCTGGACAGAAACTTCAAGAGTATGTTGACCCTTATTATAAACAGCACATCGAGTGGTGGGAAAGAGACATTCAGCAAAAATACAAGTTCGCCAGTCTAGCTGTGAGATTTTACCACTTGGTAAAGGAAGATAGATTCAGGGAGGCTGTTCAAAATCTTGAAGAATTGAATCACTCAATATCATCTGTTGAGCAAGAACATGTATGGTCTTGTCTGGATGATATGCTTCATAATGCTCCTGCTTTGGCAAGCCTGAAATCAACAGGGCAAAAAGTCTCCCGAACTGCCGAAGAGATAGCGGAAATAGCAGATAGTCAACTGTTAAAGATAAATGCAACTATAGCTGACAATAAGCGATTGTCGGACGAGGTAAGAGACTCCTTGTGGGAAGGGGCAAGGATCGCAACAGAGCTTGTTCGGAAAACAGCTATAAATAGCAAGGGAACCATAGAAAACGAGACAGCAGATGAAGTAAAGACTATCAAAATAACTGCACGCGAAGGTGAGAAAAAAGTTGGTGATGCTGTTGACGAAGGCATGGAAACTCTCAATAAGGCTATAGAGAAGAGCAAGACAGTTGTTATTACCGCTACCCAAAACGGACAAGCCATGATTACCGCAACCGCTAATGGGGGGGTAGAAACGGTCAACACAGCCATAACGACAGGTGCAGCGGCCGTTGCTACTGCTGCTCAGGACGGACAAGCCAAGATTTCCTCGGCCGTTGATGGAGAGTAG